A stretch of the Acanthochromis polyacanthus isolate Apoly-LR-REF ecotype Palm Island chromosome 22, KAUST_Apoly_ChrSc, whole genome shotgun sequence genome encodes the following:
- the LOC110969545 gene encoding gap junction gamma-1 protein-like — protein sequence MSWSFLTRLLDEISNHSTFVGKIWLTVLIIFRIVLTAVGGETIYYDEQSKFVCNTQQPGCENVCYDAFAPLSHVRFWIFQVIMITTPTIMYLGFAMHKISRMEDTEHRSSRNRKKRIPIVNRGAVRDYEEAEDNGEEDPMIAEEIDSDKSEKTDKSSEKHDGRRRILRDGLMKVYLCQLLWRSAFEVAFLFGQYVLYGFEVIPSYICTRSPCPHAVDCFVSRPTEKTIFLLVMYVVSFLCLLLTVLEIIHLGIGGIRDTFRRRATLNSRGPHPSSSRTIPTAPPGYHVTMKKEKLKAELRDLPMGDSGRESFGDEGPSSRELERLRRHLKLAQQHLGLAYPVDERSPSRSSSPEVNTTTQSATEQNRLNFAQEKQGEASEKGIHA from the exons ATGAGTTGGAGCTTCTTAACCCGTCTGCTGGATGAAATCTCCAACCACTCCACCTTCGTGGGGAAGATCTGGCTAACTGTGCTCATCATCTTCCGCATTGTGCTGACTGCTGTTGGTGGCGAAACCATCTACTACGATGAACAAAGTAAATTTGTCTGCAACACACAACAGCCTGGGTGTGAGAATGTGTGCTATGATGCTTTTGCTCCACTCTCACATGTTAGATTCTGGATCTTTCAG GTGATCATGATCACCACTCCCACCATCATGTACCTGGGCTTTGCCATGCACAAGATTTCCCGTATGGAAGACACCGAGCACCGGTCCAGCAGGAACCGTAAGAAAAGGATTCCCATTGTGAACCGTGGGGCAGTGCGAGACTATGAAGAAGCAGAGGACAATGGAGAAGAAGACCCAATGATCGCTGAAGAGATTGATTCTGACAAGTCAGAGAAGACAGACAAAA GCTCAGAGAAGCATGATGGACGGCGGCGGATCTTGCGCGATGGTCTCATGAAAGTCTATCTGTGCCAGCTGCTGTGGCGCTCTGCTTTTGAAGTTGCCTTCCTTTTCGGCCAGTATGTCCTCTATGGCTTCGAGGTGATCCCTTCATACATCTGCACCCGCTCACCATGCCCGCACGCTGTGGACTGCTTTGTGTCCCGCCCCACAGAGAAGACCATCTTTCTACTGGTAATGTACGTTGTGTCatttctctgtctgctcctcACGGTCCTGGAGATTATCCATTTGGGGATCGGTGGCATCCGTGACACCTTCCGCAGGCGGGCCACCCTTAATTCCCGTGGGCCCCATCCATCCTCATCGCGCACCATCCCCACCGCTCCACCTGGATACCACGTcaccatgaagaaggagaaacTGAAAGCAGAGCTGAGGGACTTGCCAATGGGTGACTCTGGGCGAGAGAGTTTTGGGGATGAAGGCCCCTCTTCCAGGGAGCTGGAGCGGTTAAGGAGGCACCTGAAGTTGGCACAGCAGCACCTGGGCCTCGCCTATCCAGTAGATGAAAGGAGTCCTTCACGAAGCAGCAGCCCAGAGGTCAACACAACCACGCAGTCGGCCACCGAGCAGAACCGCCTCAACTTTGCCCAGGAGAAGCAGGGCGAGGCAAGCGAGAAAG GAATACATGCCTGA